In Arthrobacter citreus, a single genomic region encodes these proteins:
- the fapR gene encoding transcription factor FapR: MRRNKKDRHELLKKIIKENPFITDEDLASQLSVSIQTIRLDRLELSIPELRERIKNVATQQLEDVKSLPVDEIIGEVIDIHLNESAISIFDVKEEHTFSRNGIARGHHLFAQANSLAVAVIHDDLALTAKSNFVFIKPVKTNDRVIAKAKVLPQTGDPRRTTVDINGYVEKEHVFQGLFEMYHRSIEE; encoded by the coding sequence ATGAGAAGAAATAAAAAAGATCGTCATGAATTGTTAAAAAAAATTATAAAAGAAAATCCGTTTATTACAGATGAAGATTTAGCTAGTCAATTATCTGTGAGCATACAAACTATTCGTCTTGATCGTCTTGAATTATCGATTCCTGAGCTTAGAGAACGTATCAAAAATGTTGCCACTCAGCAATTGGAAGATGTAAAATCACTACCTGTAGATGAAATAATCGGTGAAGTGATTGATATCCATTTAAACGAAAGTGCGATTTCGATATTTGATGTGAAGGAAGAGCATACTTTTAGTAGGAATGGTATTGCACGTGGTCATCACCTATTTGCACAAGCTAATTCTTTAGCTGTTGCAGTTATTCATGATGATTTAGCACTAACTGCTAAGTCGAATTTTGTTTTTATTAAACCAGTAAAGACAAATGATCGAGTAATTGCTAAGGCGAAGGTTTTACCGCAAACAGGAGATCCGAGGCGTACAACAGTTGATATCAATGGCTACGTTGAAAAAGAGCATGTATTCCAAGGCTTATTTGAAATGTATCACCGAAGTATTGAAGAATAG